The Legionella adelaidensis genome includes a window with the following:
- a CDS encoding tRNA-(ms[2]io[6]A)-hydroxylase, whose product MSQFPTYSNFLTVPTPQEWLHLANKQLPLLLIDHAHCERKAAASAIHFISKYPEKKELVTVMSPLAREEMLHFEKVIELAKTRGVSFGPLQPSNYAQALHKNVTVRCGHERLRDQLIIGAIIEARSCERFASLVNILEDKELASFYTHLAKAEARHFHDYLNLAYLYGENVDKRVKEFLEIEAAVITGKDTLFRFHSGIM is encoded by the coding sequence ATGTCACAGTTTCCGACGTATAGTAACTTTCTTACAGTTCCAACCCCTCAGGAATGGCTACATTTAGCTAACAAGCAGTTACCGTTATTATTAATCGATCATGCTCATTGTGAGCGCAAAGCAGCAGCCAGTGCTATTCATTTCATCAGTAAATATCCAGAGAAAAAAGAATTAGTAACTGTAATGTCCCCTCTCGCAAGAGAAGAAATGCTGCATTTTGAAAAAGTAATTGAGCTGGCGAAAACAAGAGGTGTAAGTTTTGGTCCCTTACAACCATCTAACTATGCTCAAGCACTACACAAAAATGTCACTGTTCGTTGTGGCCATGAGCGGTTACGCGATCAACTCATTATAGGGGCGATAATCGAAGCGCGCTCTTGTGAACGCTTTGCCTCGCTCGTTAATATTTTAGAAGATAAAGAGCTGGCAAGTTTTTACACACACCTGGCCAAAGCAGAAGCAAGACACTTTCATGATTATTTAAACCTTGCTTATTTATATGGAGAAAATGTAGACAAACGGGTTAAAGAGTTTTTGGAAATTGAAGCAGCGGTGATTACAGGAAAAGATACATTATTTAGATTTCATAGCGGGATAATGTAG
- the dusA gene encoding tRNA dihydrouridine(20/20a) synthase DusA, protein MTYSSLFSQIAIAPMIDWTNTHFRIFMRLLAPQALLYTDMQTPGAIFNNPGKALYYQPVEHPLALQLGGSVVSELVECAKKAEKLGFKEINLNLGCPSDRVLAGKFGACLMSEPNHVAECIKALKESVSLPVTAKTRIGIDNQDSYSFFSNFVFHLVEAGCDKLIVHARKAWLKGLSPKQNRTIPPLHYDYVYAIKKDLPHVPVVINGNIKTIDDIRDHLEHVDGVMLGRLVCDNPYAIAEIHKAIFPEDRMLTRAEVVSLYVAYIREALEKAAPLSILLKPLFNLMHGLANSKAWKAELLRIQQQKDTTSLTQLPVLIKNLTQAKVSIPN, encoded by the coding sequence ATGACTTATTCATCTTTATTTTCACAAATTGCGATTGCTCCTATGATTGATTGGACGAATACGCACTTTCGCATATTTATGCGCTTGCTTGCCCCGCAAGCACTCCTTTATACAGATATGCAGACACCCGGTGCAATTTTTAATAACCCTGGAAAGGCCTTATATTATCAGCCGGTTGAGCATCCTTTGGCATTGCAGCTAGGTGGGTCGGTTGTCTCTGAATTGGTAGAATGTGCTAAAAAAGCAGAAAAACTGGGATTTAAAGAAATTAATTTAAATCTGGGTTGTCCCAGTGATCGTGTTTTGGCTGGAAAATTTGGTGCATGCCTCATGTCCGAGCCCAATCATGTTGCAGAGTGTATTAAGGCTTTAAAAGAATCAGTATCACTTCCAGTAACCGCGAAAACACGAATCGGTATTGATAACCAAGACAGCTATTCTTTTTTTTCCAATTTTGTATTTCATCTGGTAGAGGCGGGATGTGATAAATTAATTGTGCATGCTCGTAAAGCATGGCTAAAAGGGTTAAGCCCCAAACAAAATCGTACTATCCCACCTTTACATTATGATTATGTATATGCAATAAAAAAAGATTTACCCCATGTTCCTGTAGTAATTAACGGAAACATTAAAACAATAGACGATATTAGAGACCATTTAGAACATGTTGACGGAGTCATGCTGGGGCGCTTGGTGTGTGATAATCCGTATGCAATCGCTGAAATCCATAAAGCAATTTTCCCTGAGGACAGGATGTTAACCCGAGCGGAAGTGGTTTCTCTATATGTAGCATATATTAGAGAAGCTCTTGAGAAAGCAGCTCCACTTAGCATACTTTTAAAACCACTTTTTAATTTAATGCATGGACTGGCGAATTCCAAGGCATGGAAAGCAGAGTTACTGCGCATCCAACAACAAAAAGACACCACCAGCCTCACGCAATTGCCTGTATTGATTAAGAATTTAACACAAGCTAAGGTATCTATTCCCAATTAG
- a CDS encoding DEAD/DEAH box helicase family protein produces MKLSAACKQNLLSHAKKIYSAYLALDFFKNVKLGTAHHPASLQDICLAAIETNKLQQTLQIEGKVYQLTLTPTATGYDVKFGQPLGQPAAQCKKISHYTNSEIVDLLANQTFHLHRTDEGYALSNTLDSKNTIGGPGKIDLYRSHLVTLHNIIEKIDSEKDISSLLVALATGSGKTYVQALWMYILYLSGNNGIFGVPDKLVAQFRDDIQLLLPGTFMQDLVILREKTPAPEATSTIENINQLESNKIILGSSEQLLDQHYQHLLAADKEKTFLSFDEQHLLMNSERRRVRLIELAKNLLTMFLSATPKQETYKLAGNKPVAIMSNGQKQEAGQGQFPVLLTNHARNISDKNTFPHFRFWQSDFWQVVINKFLLKFTDTIQPEYSSAAASIIEDLPFYFIRKPNETSIRWKLQVPMARKLLCIVDDNESLVNFCHALEKQEKKIYKNGNIVDRHDVSDFFQLPDAEEDVIQAERERRTEKHNEKLESNEYALLSRLSQKSLSEQLKCNIFHNLIEYVLTDVTGLSQIEHNRLRKENYNDFVKLVISKFQNRDAEYYRQKLVQQIDPDGAAQLSNLLSFLSQSMHTAITQASRKLTTSRLHAFIDNWGLDDGLYEDLMSEYPFSSNFTDYAHSHLVLGVMEGMQRDETPIEDSKPFLGLSQTVYSLYDGDGLAVKDAKKRQRTSLEILNDQSRESLFTPNYLDVTEVQADNYFRLGFVGVYVSNKKTEGFSDKNLHTVVNVSESSSSLTNSPDKLIQGIGRNRGLDDTVVPAYIHALGRGQYSQFDLRNLNKKDYYPDLFKSQKKFQKQYIAVLGEQVGKEIIAWYYANMERDETINPDVLKRQILKFIASALRELNNQNCHNIKLSRGQLSKVVAQATKILQGEVKKIKTPYKLTLFIRGFGALLNFLSECYYFFKRFRVYRELARYKKSLHKIEQEQATVDKVFIKILENNNFKKLVSHTLAAKEFKDWLSRKAIVAEEKIKKYIDLFLQEKKQETLKLHLINTIFPVLGKMVLQEKSEQVIAALNNMDVPLAFINSNEKLIKEIFDFGLSQPDKETKILELLKKVPGLENLTLEDIVYFPQKVANNLEKLQKPFEYIFENAPLKDNLKRSLGHYLKTTFVGHLSAFFVYPDVIRAKDALHQENKAEEFIEYCLQRLKAGTPFEVRAILGLFKDFFQLEDFETQDKKAELLGTQFQTLQAHLLDNPFPYLNNEALLRVAQLIQTGLIPSLVNAFPLQIRPMLMGAATIEKIRDMLLTNGGTLLQLSRDNNPQLPVKVFEYLGVPQLPPMINPETEIQKLSELIARKGHEIATTNKILFLFKGPKARIKEFLLSDEFLQAISIVLPYTSWQALCDILRDGRNSKQVDAVVDALFENLQAGQQLSGDVFLSLINEKFNCNFLSTPASLAAFKQQMQDVMQRFSTDPHVLNEEAKSQFVGLTEEGLLPLLATFIKDDRQKSEFLTMSRSPEQLLEFTYKNKDLLGELTHKEGEERKEIALSLINQLVPPSSHLPVESVLDVQSHALQHASICEQEIREVTIRTFITSEEFKSFTADLFNPEDNALILAVLANPDTVTVITKKLSTHSGIDKNLILDVLRSSDASLENIKTLNQRLDDVGDFFRELDKLENSLDKNKVAQLLAELYSEIIFHPNFGTTIANLVGFLNENDFAVILDAKGVKNPGEEAKKLTQLLKVIASKDKEGLQQFMTFTKDDKFEFDNLPAKKILDNLTKVIEEVFDCHCHLNHHDKKGVQFTVPRPQLLNKISCNLGDIQVEASYSFFGLFSRRIFFLQGIKNGLSMTCKINADSNSHKVKTLETIQRNILNPLWWSLNVFNITHGLTRFVSYLSQKITNLRFTLINGCKAVANAFSRKPGYILTQKNEDSVDFKETTFDYSYEVNQLTPLTPQKAAETTCPLDVVMGVEDFVEKRPTRTRFFDRMKPQIVDGVESIRVVP; encoded by the coding sequence ATGAAACTATCTGCCGCTTGCAAACAAAATTTACTCTCCCATGCTAAAAAAATTTATAGCGCTTACCTTGCCTTGGATTTTTTTAAAAATGTTAAGTTAGGCACTGCACACCATCCTGCCTCATTACAAGATATTTGTCTTGCTGCCATAGAGACTAATAAACTGCAACAAACTTTACAAATTGAAGGTAAAGTATATCAACTTACACTTACACCTACAGCGACGGGCTATGATGTAAAATTTGGCCAACCGCTAGGACAACCAGCGGCCCAGTGTAAAAAAATATCTCATTATACCAATAGTGAAATAGTGGATTTGTTAGCCAATCAAACTTTTCATTTACATCGGACCGATGAAGGTTACGCTTTATCAAATACCCTCGACTCAAAAAATACTATTGGGGGTCCTGGCAAAATAGATTTATACCGCTCTCATTTGGTTACTCTGCACAATATTATTGAAAAAATAGATTCCGAGAAAGATATTAGTAGTCTTCTAGTAGCGCTCGCCACGGGATCGGGAAAAACTTATGTGCAAGCATTGTGGATGTATATTCTTTATCTTTCAGGAAACAATGGAATATTTGGAGTTCCTGACAAATTAGTAGCCCAATTTAGGGATGATATTCAATTACTATTACCGGGTACCTTTATGCAGGATCTTGTTATTCTGCGAGAAAAAACGCCTGCACCGGAAGCTACTTCTACTATAGAAAATATTAATCAATTAGAAAGTAACAAAATAATTTTAGGGTCCAGCGAACAGCTACTTGATCAGCATTATCAGCACTTATTAGCAGCAGATAAAGAAAAAACTTTCCTCAGCTTTGATGAACAACACCTGTTAATGAATTCTGAACGCCGTCGCGTTCGTTTGATAGAATTGGCAAAAAATTTGTTAACTATGTTTTTATCTGCGACCCCAAAGCAAGAAACTTACAAATTGGCTGGTAATAAACCTGTAGCGATTATGTCGAATGGTCAAAAGCAAGAAGCGGGCCAGGGCCAATTTCCCGTTTTATTGACTAATCACGCTCGTAATATTTCGGATAAAAATACTTTCCCTCATTTTCGCTTTTGGCAATCTGATTTTTGGCAAGTGGTAATTAATAAATTTTTATTAAAATTTACGGATACCATTCAACCGGAATATAGTTCAGCCGCTGCTTCGATTATTGAAGACTTGCCTTTTTATTTTATTCGCAAACCAAACGAAACATCCATACGGTGGAAGTTACAAGTGCCCATGGCACGCAAACTTTTATGTATTGTTGATGACAACGAATCCTTAGTTAATTTTTGTCATGCGCTGGAAAAACAAGAAAAGAAAATCTATAAGAATGGCAATATAGTCGATCGCCATGATGTCTCTGATTTCTTTCAGCTTCCCGATGCAGAAGAAGATGTTATTCAAGCAGAAAGAGAGAGACGTACAGAGAAACACAACGAAAAATTGGAATCGAATGAATATGCCCTGTTAAGCAGACTTAGCCAAAAATCCCTTTCTGAACAATTAAAATGCAATATATTTCACAACCTTATAGAGTATGTGCTCACCGATGTCACTGGGTTAAGTCAAATTGAACATAATCGCTTACGTAAAGAAAATTATAACGATTTTGTAAAATTGGTTATAAGCAAATTTCAAAATAGGGACGCCGAATATTATAGACAAAAATTAGTCCAACAAATCGACCCTGACGGAGCGGCACAATTAAGCAATCTATTGAGCTTTCTTTCTCAATCTATGCATACAGCTATTACACAAGCCAGTAGAAAGTTGACCACGAGCAGGCTACATGCATTTATTGACAATTGGGGATTAGATGATGGATTGTATGAAGACTTAATGTCGGAGTATCCTTTCTCCTCTAATTTTACAGATTACGCCCATTCGCATTTAGTTTTGGGTGTTATGGAAGGTATGCAAAGGGACGAAACCCCTATTGAAGATTCCAAACCATTTCTCGGTTTAAGCCAAACAGTTTATTCACTGTATGATGGCGACGGTTTAGCCGTAAAAGATGCAAAAAAACGCCAGAGAACATCTTTAGAAATTTTAAATGACCAATCGAGAGAATCACTTTTTACTCCTAATTATTTAGACGTCACTGAAGTGCAAGCTGACAATTATTTTCGTCTAGGCTTTGTTGGGGTATATGTTAGTAACAAAAAAACCGAGGGCTTTAGTGATAAAAATTTACATACGGTAGTCAATGTTTCTGAATCTTCTTCAAGCCTAACCAATAGCCCTGACAAACTTATTCAGGGCATAGGAAGAAACAGGGGATTGGACGATACCGTTGTGCCAGCATATATACATGCTTTAGGCAGAGGACAATACTCGCAGTTTGATTTAAGAAACCTTAATAAAAAAGATTACTACCCCGATTTATTCAAATCCCAAAAGAAATTCCAAAAACAATACATTGCTGTTTTAGGTGAACAGGTCGGCAAGGAAATTATAGCTTGGTATTATGCCAATATGGAAAGAGATGAAACTATTAATCCTGACGTATTAAAAAGACAAATTTTAAAATTTATTGCTAGTGCCCTTCGTGAATTGAATAATCAAAATTGCCATAATATTAAACTGAGCCGTGGGCAATTGAGTAAAGTAGTTGCACAAGCAACGAAAATCCTGCAAGGCGAAGTTAAAAAAATTAAAACACCTTATAAACTTACCTTATTTATTAGGGGCTTTGGCGCTTTACTCAATTTTTTAAGTGAATGCTATTACTTTTTCAAACGCTTTCGTGTTTATCGTGAATTGGCCCGTTATAAAAAATCGCTTCATAAAATTGAACAGGAACAAGCGACAGTTGATAAAGTTTTTATAAAAATTTTGGAAAATAATAATTTTAAAAAATTAGTCTCTCATACTTTAGCCGCTAAAGAATTCAAAGATTGGTTATCCCGCAAAGCAATTGTCGCTGAAGAAAAGATTAAAAAATATATTGACCTATTTTTACAAGAGAAGAAGCAAGAAACCCTAAAACTTCATTTAATAAATACCATTTTTCCTGTACTAGGAAAAATGGTATTGCAAGAGAAATCTGAACAGGTTATTGCTGCTCTGAATAACATGGATGTCCCCTTAGCTTTTATTAATAGTAACGAAAAATTAATAAAAGAAATCTTTGATTTTGGACTTAGCCAACCGGATAAAGAGACCAAAATTCTCGAACTACTTAAAAAAGTTCCAGGCTTGGAAAACCTCACTTTAGAAGATATTGTTTATTTCCCGCAAAAAGTAGCTAACAATCTGGAAAAACTACAAAAACCATTTGAATATATTTTTGAGAATGCACCATTAAAAGATAATTTAAAACGATCCTTGGGACACTATTTAAAAACCACATTTGTGGGACATTTAAGTGCTTTTTTTGTCTATCCAGATGTTATTAGAGCAAAAGATGCGCTTCATCAGGAAAATAAAGCCGAGGAATTTATAGAGTATTGTTTACAACGACTTAAAGCAGGTACACCCTTCGAGGTACGCGCTATTTTGGGGTTATTTAAAGATTTCTTTCAACTTGAAGATTTTGAGACCCAAGACAAAAAAGCAGAATTGTTAGGTACACAGTTTCAGACATTACAAGCCCATTTATTAGACAATCCTTTCCCTTATCTCAATAATGAAGCGCTGTTGCGAGTTGCACAGCTTATTCAAACTGGACTCATACCTTCTTTAGTCAATGCTTTTCCCCTGCAAATTCGTCCTATGCTTATGGGTGCCGCAACGATAGAAAAAATTAGGGATATGTTATTAACAAATGGGGGTACGCTTTTACAGTTGTCTCGAGATAATAATCCTCAGTTACCTGTTAAAGTGTTTGAGTATTTAGGGGTTCCACAGCTTCCGCCCATGATAAACCCCGAAACAGAGATACAAAAGCTAAGTGAATTAATTGCCCGAAAAGGCCATGAAATTGCAACGACTAATAAAATTTTATTTTTATTTAAAGGTCCAAAAGCACGTATAAAAGAATTTCTTCTAAGTGACGAATTTCTTCAAGCTATTTCCATTGTTTTACCTTATACCTCTTGGCAAGCTTTATGTGACATTCTACGTGATGGGCGAAATAGCAAACAGGTAGATGCTGTGGTTGACGCTCTTTTTGAAAATTTACAAGCAGGTCAGCAGCTTTCCGGGGATGTTTTTTTAAGCTTAATTAACGAAAAATTTAACTGCAATTTTTTATCTACCCCCGCCAGTCTTGCTGCTTTCAAGCAACAAATGCAAGATGTAATGCAACGCTTTTCTACGGATCCACATGTTCTTAATGAGGAAGCAAAATCACAATTTGTAGGATTGACAGAAGAGGGACTGCTCCCATTATTAGCCACTTTTATTAAAGATGACAGGCAAAAATCAGAGTTCCTCACTATGTCTCGTTCGCCCGAGCAGTTATTAGAGTTTACTTATAAAAATAAAGATTTATTAGGTGAGCTCACTCATAAAGAAGGAGAAGAGCGGAAAGAAATTGCTCTCTCATTAATCAATCAATTAGTACCGCCTTCCTCTCATTTACCTGTTGAATCCGTTTTAGATGTACAATCCCATGCATTACAACATGCATCTATTTGTGAGCAAGAAATTAGAGAAGTTACGATAAGAACTTTTATCACGAGTGAAGAGTTTAAATCGTTTACAGCTGACTTATTTAATCCAGAAGATAATGCATTGATATTAGCGGTATTAGCAAATCCTGATACCGTTACGGTAATAACCAAAAAATTAAGTACACATTCTGGCATCGATAAAAACCTTATTCTAGATGTACTAAGATCCTCTGACGCCTCTTTAGAGAATATAAAAACTTTAAACCAACGACTAGACGATGTAGGTGATTTTTTCCGCGAACTTGATAAACTTGAAAACTCTCTTGATAAAAATAAAGTAGCCCAATTACTTGCCGAGTTATATTCTGAAATCATATTTCACCCTAATTTTGGCACCACTATTGCTAATCTCGTTGGTTTCTTAAATGAAAATGACTTTGCTGTTATTCTTGATGCAAAAGGAGTTAAAAACCCAGGGGAAGAAGCTAAAAAGCTTACCCAATTATTAAAAGTTATTGCGTCTAAAGACAAAGAGGGTCTGCAACAATTCATGACTTTTACAAAAGACGATAAGTTTGAATTTGACAACTTACCAGCAAAAAAAATATTAGATAACTTAACCAAAGTGATAGAAGAAGTATTTGATTGCCATTGTCATTTAAACCACCACGACAAAAAAGGTGTGCAATTTACGGTTCCACGACCCCAGTTATTAAATAAAATTTCTTGTAACTTAGGCGATATACAAGTTGAAGCCTCTTATAGCTTCTTTGGCTTATTCTCCAGAAGGATATTTTTCCTTCAGGGAATTAAGAATGGTCTTTCCATGACTTGTAAAATTAATGCGGATTCCAATAGCCATAAAGTTAAAACTTTAGAAACTATTCAGCGAAACATCTTAAACCCATTGTGGTGGAGTTTAAATGTTTTTAATATAACCCATGGACTTACTCGTTTTGTAAGTTACCTTAGTCAAAAAATTACTAACTTGCGGTTTACTTTAATAAACGGTTGTAAGGCAGTCGCTAATGCATTTTCACGTAAACCGGGGTATATTTTAACTCAAAAAAACGAAGATAGTGTGGACTTCAAGGAAACCACCTTTGATTACTCCTATGAAGTTAATCAGCTAACTCCACTCACTCCCCAAAAAGCGGCAGAAACAACCTGCCCTCTAGACGTGGTCATGGGAGTCGAGGATTTTGTTGAAAAAAGACCCACACGTACGCGTTTTTTTGACAGAATGAAACCTCAAATTGTTGATGGTGTTGAGAGTATACGTGTTGTACCTTAA
- the hemF gene encoding oxygen-dependent coproporphyrinogen oxidase — MSLPENAFTQVEAYLLSLQNSICEALEYTDGKANFLTDSWERSQGGGGISKVLSNGNVFEKGGVNFSHVFGEQLPSSATASRPELAGRNFRAMGVSLVIHPDNPYVPTVHANVRFFTALKENADPIWWFGGGFDLTPYYGFEEDCKFWHQNAKAACDPFGSHLYEEFKEWCDRYFYLTHRNEARGIGGLFFDDYNAISFDHSFGVMRSIGDHFIKGYVPIVERRKETLFGEREKSFQLYRRGRYVEFNLIYDRGTLFGLQSGGRTESILMSLPPVVNWAYNWQPEKDSEEEKLYTQFLPVRAWI; from the coding sequence ATGAGCCTTCCAGAAAATGCGTTTACCCAAGTTGAAGCTTATTTACTGAGCCTGCAAAATTCTATCTGCGAAGCGTTGGAATATACCGACGGAAAAGCGAATTTTTTAACAGACTCGTGGGAACGTAGTCAAGGCGGCGGAGGTATTTCAAAAGTTTTGAGTAATGGAAATGTCTTTGAAAAGGGCGGCGTTAATTTTTCTCATGTATTTGGGGAACAACTACCCTCTTCTGCTACTGCAAGTCGGCCTGAATTAGCAGGAAGAAACTTTCGGGCCATGGGCGTTTCTTTAGTCATTCATCCTGATAATCCTTATGTTCCTACTGTTCATGCAAACGTCCGTTTCTTTACTGCTTTAAAAGAAAACGCTGATCCAATTTGGTGGTTTGGAGGGGGATTCGATTTAACTCCTTATTATGGTTTTGAGGAAGATTGTAAGTTTTGGCATCAAAATGCCAAAGCCGCATGTGATCCTTTTGGCTCTCATTTATATGAAGAATTTAAAGAATGGTGCGATCGTTATTTTTATTTAACACATCGCAATGAAGCCCGTGGTATTGGCGGGCTTTTCTTTGATGATTACAATGCAATCAGCTTCGACCATAGTTTTGGCGTAATGAGAAGCATTGGGGATCATTTTATTAAAGGTTATGTACCCATTGTAGAAAGAAGAAAAGAAACTCTATTTGGCGAGAGGGAAAAATCCTTTCAATTATATCGGCGTGGAAGATACGTAGAGTTTAATTTAATCTACGACCGAGGAACCCTATTTGGTCTGCAATCCGGGGGCAGAACGGAATCTATTCTGATGTCTCTCCCCCCTGTTGTGAACTGGGCTTACAATTGGCAGCCAGAGAAAGATTCGGAAGAAGAAAAGTTATATACCCAGTTTTTACCTGTGCGTGCCTGGATATAG
- a CDS encoding MFS transporter has protein sequence MAAPLFYLLQKKKFLPLFLTQFFGAFNDNAFKMSMLTLISYHLSSSQIQSENYQAIASGLFILPFFLFSGTAGQLADKYDKAVLTRIIKLLEIVLTTLGGLSLYSGNITLMMITLTGMGIHSTFFGPVKYAILPDHLPKTELLGATALIESSTFIAILLGTTLGTLSIAGTGERAFNAILLIICIAVVGFIASCFIPPTTSHTHNLQIVWNPWRATRRMLREVGKQAKIVPVVFGISWFWLVGGVILTKLPDYANYVLHAQSTIFALFLALFSIGIAVGSLFINYVLKGAITLKYTPHAMLILSFFIIDLYFATPTNVPQEPQSFLVFFHLWANIRVVIDFFLAAVCCGVFLVPFYTYLQVLTEGHLRARCIATNNITNAFFMVIGTLLVMFFLYLNISIIGVFLILGILNILAALLLAYLL, from the coding sequence ATGGCAGCGCCGCTTTTTTATTTATTGCAGAAAAAAAAGTTTTTGCCTTTATTTCTGACGCAATTTTTTGGTGCATTTAATGATAATGCATTTAAAATGTCTATGTTGACTTTAATTAGTTATCATTTAAGTAGCTCGCAAATTCAATCTGAAAATTATCAAGCCATTGCTAGTGGACTGTTTATACTTCCTTTTTTTTTATTTTCAGGTACTGCAGGACAATTGGCAGACAAATATGATAAAGCAGTACTGACACGCATCATTAAATTATTAGAAATTGTGTTGACCACTTTAGGCGGACTTTCACTCTATTCGGGGAATATCACGTTAATGATGATTACTTTAACGGGTATGGGCATCCATTCTACTTTTTTTGGTCCTGTAAAATATGCCATTTTGCCCGATCATTTGCCAAAAACAGAACTATTAGGTGCCACGGCACTGATTGAATCGAGCACGTTTATAGCCATTTTATTGGGGACAACCTTAGGCACTTTAAGTATTGCGGGAACTGGAGAAAGGGCATTTAATGCAATTTTGTTAATTATTTGCATAGCAGTGGTGGGGTTTATAGCAAGTTGTTTTATTCCCCCTACTACATCGCATACTCACAACCTGCAAATCGTTTGGAATCCATGGCGTGCAACCCGACGCATGTTGCGAGAGGTGGGAAAGCAGGCAAAAATTGTTCCTGTGGTCTTTGGAATTTCATGGTTCTGGTTAGTAGGTGGAGTTATATTAACTAAACTTCCTGATTACGCTAACTATGTACTGCATGCGCAAAGCACAATTTTTGCTTTATTTCTTGCCTTATTTTCTATAGGAATTGCTGTAGGCTCTCTTTTTATCAATTATGTTTTAAAGGGGGCAATCACCCTGAAATATACACCGCACGCTATGTTGATTCTTTCGTTTTTTATAATTGATCTTTACTTTGCCACGCCCACAAACGTACCTCAAGAGCCTCAATCCTTCCTTGTGTTTTTTCACCTGTGGGCGAATATTCGGGTAGTAATAGACTTCTTCTTGGCAGCAGTTTGTTGTGGAGTATTTTTGGTCCCTTTTTATACTTATTTACAAGTACTGACGGAAGGCCACTTGCGGGCTCGATGTATTGCAACCAATAACATTACCAATGCTTTTTTTATGGTTATAGGAACGCTGTTAGTAATGTTTTTTTTATACTTGAATATCTCAATAATAGGCGTGTTTCTTATCTTAGGGATATTAAACATTCTGGCCGCATTATTATTAGCTTATTTATTGTAG
- a CDS encoding SDR family NAD(P)-dependent oxidoreductase produces MSEEQKVAVITGGASGIGLALAEACLMNNMHVVIADIATHNISTTLGSLSAFSNKVQSILCDVSIISDVKKLADQVFEQFGRVDLLINNAGISGRLAPFWELTLEEIHRIIAINLFGVINGTHAFLARMTAQEQRGHIVNMASVYALCSGSYMGPYAVSKHGVLAFSESMYFELQQHNVPIDISVVCPSFTNTNLIAHSLEKDPSQLGQIVAQLMERSRPVAEVANFIMREIEKKTFYILPDKEVKAYAEQRINAISAESTPSEHSLEKLIASLSKRAMKHSK; encoded by the coding sequence ATGAGTGAAGAGCAAAAAGTAGCGGTAATTACAGGTGGAGCAAGTGGGATTGGGCTGGCATTAGCAGAAGCCTGTTTAATGAACAACATGCATGTTGTTATTGCCGATATAGCCACCCATAACATCTCCACAACGCTTGGTTCTCTATCAGCTTTCTCCAATAAAGTTCAAAGTATTCTTTGCGATGTAAGCATCATTAGTGATGTTAAAAAATTAGCGGACCAAGTTTTTGAGCAGTTTGGGCGCGTGGATTTGCTGATCAATAATGCTGGCATTAGCGGTCGCCTGGCTCCATTTTGGGAACTTACCTTAGAAGAAATTCATCGGATTATTGCTATTAATTTATTCGGAGTGATTAATGGCACACATGCGTTCCTGGCTCGAATGACTGCGCAAGAGCAAAGAGGCCACATTGTAAATATGGCCAGCGTTTATGCATTATGTAGTGGCTCTTATATGGGCCCCTATGCTGTTTCTAAACATGGGGTGCTGGCATTTTCAGAGTCTATGTATTTTGAATTGCAGCAACATAACGTTCCTATAGATATATCTGTAGTTTGTCCTTCTTTTACTAATACCAACTTAATTGCTCACTCATTGGAAAAAGACCCCAGCCAATTAGGTCAAATAGTCGCTCAATTAATGGAACGAAGTAGACCGGTTGCAGAAGTTGCCAACTTTATAATGCGCGAAATTGAAAAAAAAACCTTTTATATCTTGCCGGATAAAGAAGTAAAAGCTTATGCCGAGCAGCGAATTAATGCTATAAGTGCAGAGAGTACTCCCAGCGAACATAGTTTGGAGAAATTAATTGCCAGTTTAAGTAAAAGGGCAATGAAGCATTCCAAATAA
- a CDS encoding cold-shock protein — protein sequence MSQREVGQVKWFNEKKGFGFIINQNGDDIFVHYKDIQGEGFKTLHENDKVSFVLDKGPKGFKAQDVLVENE from the coding sequence ATGTCGCAAAGAGAAGTAGGACAAGTGAAGTGGTTTAATGAAAAGAAGGGATTTGGATTTATTATCAATCAAAATGGCGATGATATTTTCGTTCATTATAAAGACATCCAGGGTGAAGGTTTTAAAACATTGCATGAGAATGACAAAGTTAGTTTTGTACTAGACAAAGGGCCAAAAGGTTTTAAAGCGCAAGATGTTCTAGTAGAGAATGAGTGA